A region of the Chrysemys picta bellii isolate R12L10 unplaced genomic scaffold, ASM1138683v2 scaf2006, whole genome shotgun sequence genome:
gttgctctgtgactttgtggcgggggagggcagttacagatcttaagcgccggtccttagacaggatcacagagccacacagcatgggatctgtaaccgtcctccccctgccacaaagtcaaatagacctcccatacacacagtcccgatcaggaggggtgacaggctccgttgaaacaagcatcccaccgcagcggagcctgtcaatccttgagtttagaagctgcattcgcatcacaacactagacccgccccgcaccacagtctgcgtcccagttttaaaaaattcccgctaaaacagtattaaagaaaacggtgtgctttaacaaagtagaactatttttatttcgacacgtgtgttggagggggggtgaagggggtatgtaactggataggatagtcaacattacctgggtaaagaaacgggggcaggtttagcttctcagtacacaaactataaaatcacaggttaccctgctcactcaggaactttgctttcaaagcctcccggatgcacagcgcttcccgctggtctcttctaatcgcccggctgtctggctgtgagtaatcaccagccaggctattttcctcaacctcccaccccgccataaaggtctcccccttgctctcacagagattgtggagcacacagcaagctgctataacaatggggatattggtttcgctgagatcacagcgagtcagtaagcttctccatctccccttgagacggccaaaagcacactccaccaccattctgcacttgctcagccggtagttgaagagttctttttcagtgtccagggcgccagtatagggcttcatgagccagggcattagcgggtaggctgggtccccgaggatgactataggcatctccacatccccaacagttattttgtggtccgggaagtaaataccttgttgcagccgtctaaacagaccagagttcctgaaaacacgagcgtcatgaaccttgcccggccatcccacgtagatgttggtaaaacgtcccctgtggtccaccagtgcttgcagcaccatggaaaagtatccctttcggttaatgtactgggtggcctggtggtccggtgccaggatagggatgtgagttccatctatggccccaccgcagtttgggaatcccatcgctgcgaagccatctatgatcgcctccacgtttcccagggtcactacctttggcagcagtacatcaacgattgccttcgctacttgcatcacaacaacccccacggtagatttgcccaccccaaactggttcgcgactgaccggtagctgtctggcgttgcaagcttccacagggctatggccactcgcttctgtacactcagtgcagctcgcaaccgggtgtcactgcgcttcagggcaggggacagcaactcacaaagttccaggaaagttcccttccgcatgcgaaagtttcgcagccactgggattcatcccagacctgcagcactatgcggtcccaccactcagtgcttgtctcccgtgcccagaatcgccgttccacggcatcaacatgacccattgccactgtgatgtcctcggcgctgggtcgcctgctttctgacaggtctgtgctactctcagacttcaggacatcaccgcggtgccgtagcctccttgcctgacttttctgcatctgcctcagggaaacctttatgataagctgcgagacgttgagagcggccacaactgcagcgatggtcgcagcgggctccatgctcggagtacagtggcgtccgcgctgtcaatgactggaaaagcgcgcgaactgttttcccgccggcgctttcagggagggagggcgggagtgatggacggatgacgacagtttcccaaaagcaccctcgactcattttgttacccagaaggcattgccggctacacccagaattccaatgggcagaggggactgcgggaactgtgggatagctgaccacagtgcaccgcttcgaatgtcgacgctatcaccgttagtgtggacgcacaaagtcgaattactgtccttagtgtggacacacacgttcgactttgcaatatcgattacaaaaattcgatgcaagtaaaatcgaactactctcgtagtgtagacaaggcctcagagaagCATTAGCAAAGAACAGCTTATTTTAGGAGAGGTAACAAGTTAAGCAGTCATCATGgacgatcctgcaaacactgcagAGCAAAGTGCTTCTGCGGTAGCTTCGGTGAAGTTACCCACAGTAATAGAAAGCTCTACACTTGgtagtaaatgtttgcaggaactTACTGAGTCCTACTGAAAACAAATAGTATATGTCACAAACAGCAATTCCATTTGAAATGTTCTGTGGGCTCCCGCTCTGTGTCATGGGCAAATAAAGAAAATAGGTTTTCTTTGAATACTGCCATTTCCCCCACCGTGATAAGAGGATTTCACCCTACTTCACCTTCTAACATAAAAAAACTATTGGATTGGGGCACATCTTATTAAGATCATTATTGAGCCATACCTTTTCTGGTTCTTGATATTTGCTATATCTGAAGCCATGTAAAGGGAAATAAAGGACATTCAAAACCCACACAAATAGTTGCTATTTAATTAGAATTTTTGAAGGAAGCCCTTTGAAGGTGGAAAAAGTGCTAAGCATTTTCAACTTTTGCAAATCTCAGAATTGTAAAAATTAACCAAAACAATGCTCAGTAAAGGATACAAATCAACTCCTTCTAGCTTAGATGCAATGAAATCCGAAGACATTACATCTCCTTCTATAGCTACAATGAAGAatgggaaaaacaaacagaatgaaaACTTATTGCCCATAGTTtgttgctacagagaattcttcattagctagaaaaaaatcagtgacaAGAATTCCAATTTGCAGCCAAATGTATTTAAATGTCTTAACAAACATACAGTAAAAATgtagtgtgaaagtgaaatgaattatattaaagaaatagaatgaattaaagaatgctgtatgtacctttaagtagaaatgagaagtgctgcaagccagggggcaggaaagcagacattaactgcttaatgaattgccccacttaagggcaattagtgaagcattagccttagatcgataagagttaataaggtagcaggatatgcatattgtgccccaggcaaattttacaattttgctctctctgtccctttgtttagttcacaCCTTTtagctgtataaataagactgtttgaatcttgcatgggggctcacattatctgaatgtattagcagagcgctgtgcaaataaaacagagtggtctaacaaactatgagtcctgagtctaactttgacagtagttaacacacacaaaaatccaaaaCCTACAGCCAAACACTTCATATCCCACCCAACTGTATGACACAACAGATGACCTAAAAAGCCTTCTCAAAACTGAGTTTGCAATTTagtattttttcttaaattactaaaaaataaaTTTAGATTTGCTATATCACAGAAATATAACATTGCAAGATAAACAGAAAAtacacactctgggtctcctaAGCAAGTGCAGTCACCATATAATTTGTCATTGCAGGGTTTGCTTACCAACTTCAACAAACTCATTGTCCTCTAGTGTGTCCTCCAAAGTATCATCATGATCCAGCAAGCCAAGGCCTTTGCACCTCCGAACACAGAATTTCACTTCTTCCACTGAGGCAAAGCCCCCATTATCAGGCTTGTTTTTCATGTAACGTCTCACAGCTTCCTTCCCCAGCCATCTCACTGTGTTAGTGCCAGTTTGGCAAGGCACTGCCAGCCATTCCCCTCGGACATGTACTGTGTACCTTGGCATACTTCTCCTCTGTCTATGGTTGTCCCTCCACTAAAGGTGGCTGTGGTGTGAATCAGCCTTGTGTTTACCACACGATAGCATAAAGAACAGCACCTGACTGGATTCCAATGTCCCAATCAGGAAAGGACAAAaatcctctctccacccccagatCCCCGCCTTCACAAATAAGTTAGTGTATTCAACAAACTTTATCTACTAAAAAGCCAACCCTAGGAACAAACCTTTTCCTAGACAGGGGATGTGAAACTGCTGACACAGGAGTTATCTTTTGAGATTGTGCCAAGGATGTACCACCAgctccttaaaggtatttaggcgcctCTATACCTTCGAGGGTCTGGACTGTAGAGTCTAAATCTAGACTTAGTTTGTagaaaagatggttactcacctttgtaactgttgttcttcaagatgtgttgctcatatccattccaattaggtgtgtgcgcgccgcgtgcacgatcgttggaagatttttaccctagcaacactcggagggtcggctgaggcgccccctggagtggcacccttatggcgctggatatatgcccctgccgacccagcgccccctcagttccttcttgccggctactccgacagtggggaaggagggcgggtttggaatggatatgagcaacacatctcgaagaacaacagttacaaaggtgagtaaccgtcttttcttcttcgagtgcttgctcatatctattccaat
Encoded here:
- the LOC135980151 gene encoding histidine ammonia-lyase-like, producing MPRYTVHVRGEWLAVPCQTGTNTVRWLGKEAVRRYMKNKPDNGGFASVEEVKFCVRRCKGLGLLDHDDTLEDTLEDNEFVEVAIEGDVMSSDFIASKLEGVDLYSKYQEPEKYIYLDGNSLTPEDLVNLGKGLYKIKLTPEAEAKVRQSREVIE